From Populus trichocarpa isolate Nisqually-1 chromosome 19, P.trichocarpa_v4.1, whole genome shotgun sequence, a single genomic window includes:
- the LOC7453573 gene encoding uroporphyrinogen decarboxylase, whose product MSSICSFTSSISSISPFTSPRKSLNYNNKYTPIIHSSLQGTVAEPKASSVAEPLLLNAVRGEDVERPPVWLMRQAGRYMKSYQIICEKHPSFRERSENVDLVVEISLQPWKVFRPDGVILFSDILTPLSGMNIPFDIVKGKGPVIFNPLRTADDVDQVREFVPEESVPYVGEALTVLRKEVENKAAVLGFVGAPFTLASYVVEGGSSKHFTKIKRLAFSQPKVLHALLQKFATSMAKYIQYQADSGAQTVQIFDSWATELSPVDFEEFSLPYLKQIVDTVKQSHPNLPLILYASGSGGLLERLALTGVDVVSLDWSVDMAEGRKRLGPDVAVQGNVDPGVLFGSKEFITNRIYDVVKKAGKGKHILNLGHGIVVGTPEENVAHFFEVAKGIRY is encoded by the exons ATGTCTTCCATTTGCAGCTTTACTTCCTCCATTTCCTCAATCTCTCCTTTTACATCTCCAAGAAAGTCTCTCAACTATAACAACAAGTACACTCCAATCATCCACTCTTCCCTTCAAG GAACTGTGGCCGAACCTAAAGCATCCTCTGTTGCCGAGCCCCTTTTGCTTAATGCCGTTAGAGGAGAAGATGTTGAAAGACCTCCCGTTTGGCTTATGAGGCAAGCAGGGAGGTACATGAAG AGTTACCAAATCATCTGTGAGAAGCATCCTTCATTTCGTGAAAGATCAGAAAATGTTGATCTTGTAGTGGAAATTTCTCTACAGCCATGGAAAGTTTTCAGGCCTGATGGA GTCATTTTATTCTCTGACATTCTTACACCACTTTCTGGGATGAATATCCCTTTTGACATTGTGAAAGGCAAGGGTCCTGTCATATTCAATCCTTTGCGCACAGCTGATGATGTTGATCAAGTTAGGGAATTTGTTCCTGAGGAATCAGTTCCATATGTCGGGGAAGCATTGACAGTCCTGAGAAAAGAG GTAGAAAACAAAGCTGCAGTGCTGGGCTTCGTAGGGGCTCCTTTCACCCTGGCTTCATATGTAGTGGAAGGTGGTTCATCAAAACACTTTactaaaataaagagattagctTTCTCCCAGCCCAAG GTTCTCCACGCATTACTTCAGAAATTTGCGACCTCTATGGCAAAATACATTCAATATCAAGCTGACAGTGGAGCTCAAACTGTTCAAATCTTTGACTCATGGGCCACAGAGCTTAGCCCTGTGGATTTTGAGGAGTTCAGTCTTCCATACTTGAAGCAGATCGTGGATACTGTGAAACAATCCCATCCAAATCTCCCGCTAATCCTTTATGCTAGTGGATCTGGAGGCTTGCTTGAGCGGCTAGCTTTGACAGGTGTAGATGTTGTAAGCTTGGATTGGTCAGTTGATATGGCTGAAGGTAGGAAGCGATTGGGACCTGATGTAGCTGTTCAGGGGAATGTAGATCCTGGTGTTCTATTTGGGTCAAAGGAATTCATAACTAATCGGATATATGATGTTGTCAAGAAAGCCggtaaaggaaaacatataCTTAATCTTGGTCATGGAATTGTAGTCGGCACACCTGAGGAGAATGTTGCGCACTTTTTCGAGGTTGCTAAAGGAATCAGATACTAA